Proteins from a single region of Halorubrum sp. 2020YC2:
- a CDS encoding IS6 family transposase, whose protein sequence is MAEFDRLSERIAWIDLSFVERDRTPRWAIEVGIRCHLAGMSLREVSKHLELSGIKRSHVAIHNWVHKADLQPISTVSEDQLAVEEKMIRLHGQKFWLYGAVDPQTNEILHVCLYPTANKQTTRWFLTELHRRYQLDSVEFLVDDADYLGSVLAEDGYRFQLIQHGNRNAIERVFWEIERRTSSFANSFNNVALGTGQNWLEAFAVYHNSRQT, encoded by the coding sequence ATGGCAGAATTCGACCGCCTCAGCGAACGTATCGCGTGGATCGACTTGTCGTTTGTGGAGCGAGATCGAACGCCGCGCTGGGCGATTGAAGTAGGGATCCGCTGTCATTTGGCCGGTATGTCACTACGTGAGGTAAGTAAGCATCTTGAACTGTCTGGGATCAAGCGGAGTCACGTCGCGATCCATAACTGGGTTCATAAAGCTGATCTACAGCCGATCTCGACCGTCTCCGAGGATCAACTCGCGGTTGAGGAAAAGATGATCCGCCTCCACGGCCAGAAGTTCTGGCTGTACGGCGCGGTTGATCCGCAGACGAACGAGATCCTTCACGTGTGTCTCTATCCGACCGCAAATAAACAGACGACGCGATGGTTTCTCACCGAGCTTCACCGGCGCTATCAGCTCGATAGCGTGGAATTTCTCGTCGATGACGCAGACTATCTCGGATCAGTTCTCGCTGAAGACGGCTATCGATTTCAACTCATTCAACATGGAAATCGGAACGCTATTGAACGTGTCTTTTGGGAAATAGAACGACGAACATCATCGTTTGCGAATAGTTTCAACAATGTCGCGTTAGGGACAGGTCAAAACTGGCTCGAAGCCTTCGCCGTCTACCACAATTCACGCCAAACTTAA
- a CDS encoding SDR family oxidoreductase, producing MDSSSNTSARDVALITGASSGIGAATARRFAASGANVVLAARDEAALMSVADDCRAAGVDAAAVPTDVTDADAVTALVDATVERFGRLDAAVVNAGIGERRDVPIDELPIEQFERVTATNVHGAYYTTRAVLSELRSTDGSLVFVGSYKGKHPSTSTPVYAASKWWLRGFALSVAGRVGPDGVGVTLVNPSGVTTEFGSEFRDRSNWDALDDDATLDPSDVAAAVTYAARRDPPTTVTELDLNRRDIYERF from the coding sequence ATGGATTCGTCATCGAACACCTCGGCGAGAGATGTGGCCCTCATCACTGGCGCGAGTTCTGGAATCGGCGCCGCGACTGCCCGGCGTTTCGCCGCTTCCGGCGCGAACGTCGTCCTCGCGGCCCGTGACGAGGCGGCACTGATGTCAGTCGCGGACGACTGTCGGGCAGCGGGCGTCGACGCGGCCGCTGTTCCGACGGACGTGACTGACGCCGACGCGGTGACAGCACTCGTCGACGCCACGGTCGAACGGTTCGGCCGGCTCGATGCGGCGGTCGTCAACGCCGGTATCGGGGAGCGACGCGATGTTCCCATCGATGAACTGCCGATCGAGCAGTTCGAACGCGTGACGGCGACAAACGTCCACGGCGCGTACTACACGACACGCGCGGTCCTGTCGGAACTCCGTTCGACGGACGGCTCGCTCGTGTTTGTCGGGAGCTACAAGGGAAAACACCCGAGCACGTCGACCCCAGTATACGCAGCCTCGAAGTGGTGGCTTCGTGGATTCGCACTCAGCGTCGCCGGGCGCGTGGGCCCGGACGGCGTCGGCGTGACACTCGTCAACCCGTCAGGTGTGACCACCGAGTTCGGCTCCGAATTCCGTGACCGCTCCAATTGGGACGCCCTCGACGACGACGCAACGCTCGACCCCTCCGACGTCGCAGCGGCGGTCACGTACGCCGCCAGACGGGATCCCCCGACAACCGTCACGGAACTGGATCTGAACCGTCGAGACATCTACGAACGGTTCTGA
- a CDS encoding SDR family oxidoreductase encodes MSVVFDFSDQVAVVTGSCGALGSAVAAAFADAGAAVAACDIVDIDSEDSLLESRENVAFYQADFTDEAVVAETIDQVVSDHGQIDCLVNVAGTWRGGDPVEETDTDLFEMLFDINLKTMFLATKHALPALQATEGSVVSVSARSGLEGGTGDGVYRATKASVRIMTETVAEENLGTVRANCVMPSVLDTPMNREMMTPSDKWVAPADVAEVILFLCSDAASVTSGASIPVYGEA; translated from the coding sequence ATGAGCGTTGTATTCGATTTCAGCGATCAGGTAGCCGTTGTCACTGGGAGTTGCGGAGCGCTCGGCAGTGCGGTCGCCGCCGCGTTCGCCGACGCCGGAGCGGCTGTCGCCGCGTGTGACATCGTCGACATCGACTCGGAGGACTCGCTGCTCGAGTCGCGAGAGAACGTCGCGTTTTATCAGGCGGACTTCACCGACGAAGCGGTCGTCGCGGAGACGATCGATCAGGTCGTGAGCGATCACGGCCAGATCGACTGTTTGGTTAACGTCGCCGGGACGTGGCGGGGCGGCGATCCGGTCGAAGAGACCGACACCGACCTGTTCGAAATGTTGTTCGACATCAACCTCAAGACCATGTTTCTGGCGACGAAACACGCGCTCCCGGCGCTTCAAGCGACGGAAGGGTCGGTGGTGAGCGTCTCCGCGCGGTCTGGGCTTGAGGGCGGCACTGGAGACGGGGTGTACCGAGCGACGAAAGCGAGCGTCCGGATCATGACGGAAACGGTTGCCGAGGAGAACCTCGGGACTGTTCGAGCGAACTGCGTCATGCCGAGCGTGTTAGACACTCCGATGAACCGCGAGATGATGACGCCGAGCGACAAGTGGGTCGCCCCCGCCGACGTCGCTGAGGTGATCCTGTTCCTCTGTTCTGACGCCGCATCGGTCACGAGTGGCGCGTCCATTCCCGTCTACGGCGAGGCCTGA
- a CDS encoding UV DNA damage repair endonuclease UvsE has protein sequence MPWDSQFELSELPEYEEIRRLARRCGGLITEAGMRLTFHPDYWCKPASDSPDARDGARRALEYHADWFDLLGLPVTPYYGITVHIGATYGDIAATAERFRAFVDSLSDAARARLTVENDDKESLWSVLELVELVSEPTGVPVVFDYHHHSFTDRGTTYREAFELAAETWGDVRPMAHYSEPARLRDPTARPQAHAKFVADLPAWLAANADIMIEADGKERAVLRLRDGA, from the coding sequence ATCCCGTGGGACTCGCAGTTCGAGCTCTCCGAACTACCCGAGTACGAGGAGATCCGTCGCCTCGCGCGTCGCTGCGGGGGCCTCATCACGGAGGCCGGCATGCGGCTCACGTTTCACCCCGACTACTGGTGTAAGCCGGCGAGCGACTCACCGGACGCCCGCGATGGCGCCCGGAGGGCCTTAGAGTACCACGCCGACTGGTTCGACCTGCTGGGGCTCCCGGTCACGCCGTACTACGGCATCACGGTTCACATCGGCGCGACGTACGGCGATATCGCGGCGACCGCCGAGCGCTTTCGCGCGTTCGTCGATAGCCTGTCGGACGCCGCCCGGGCGCGGCTGACCGTCGAGAACGACGACAAGGAAAGCCTGTGGAGCGTGCTGGAGCTCGTGGAACTGGTCAGCGAGCCGACGGGCGTGCCGGTGGTGTTCGACTACCACCACCACTCGTTCACCGACCGCGGCACCACGTACCGCGAGGCGTTCGAGCTCGCGGCGGAGACGTGGGGCGACGTCCGGCCGATGGCGCACTACTCCGAGCCGGCGCGCCTGCGCGACCCGACCGCGCGCCCGCAGGCGCACGCCAAGTTCGTCGCGGATCTGCCGGCGTGGCTGGCGGCGAACGCCGACATCATGATCGAAGCCGACGGCAAAGAACGGGCCGTGTTGCGACTCCGCGACGGCGCGTAG
- a CDS encoding SDR family oxidoreductase — protein MDSVPDLSGRTALVTGSAKRVGRELVLSIAECGADVVVHYNESDAAAAATADEVRDRGGVAITAQGDITDPASVDELFETIESELGSVDVLVNNVGDFDSRHWTEIEWESWRNVVETTFYGTVLCSRRAVPAMCQQEWGRIVNIGFADSDRMHAHPVNFPYFVAKTGVLMFTRMLATDTRDDGVTVNAVSPFAVSNTDAGVDAFPRGRPASFEDIAAPLRFFLSDAADYISGENVAVDGGRMPEFDG, from the coding sequence ATGGATTCAGTCCCGGATCTGAGCGGACGAACGGCCCTCGTGACCGGCAGTGCGAAACGGGTCGGCCGCGAATTGGTGCTGTCGATCGCCGAGTGCGGCGCGGACGTCGTCGTGCACTACAACGAGAGCGACGCGGCGGCGGCCGCCACGGCCGACGAGGTCCGCGACCGCGGCGGGGTCGCGATCACCGCTCAGGGCGACATCACCGATCCGGCGTCCGTGGACGAGCTGTTCGAGACGATCGAGTCGGAGCTCGGATCGGTGGACGTTCTCGTCAACAACGTCGGGGATTTCGACTCGCGTCACTGGACCGAGATCGAATGGGAGTCGTGGCGGAACGTCGTCGAAACGACGTTTTACGGCACCGTGCTGTGTTCCCGCCGTGCCGTTCCCGCGATGTGTCAACAGGAGTGGGGGCGGATCGTCAACATCGGGTTCGCAGACAGCGACCGAATGCACGCCCACCCGGTGAACTTCCCGTACTTCGTCGCGAAGACCGGCGTTCTTATGTTCACGCGCATGCTGGCGACGGACACGCGCGACGACGGCGTCACCGTCAACGCCGTCTCCCCGTTCGCGGTCTCGAACACGGATGCGGGCGTCGACGCGTTCCCGCGGGGGCGTCCCGCGTCGTTCGAGGACATCGCCGCCCCGCTGCGGTTCTTCCTGAGCGACGCGGCCGACTACATCAGCGGGGAGAACGTCGCCGTTGACGGCGGACGGATGCCCGAGTTCGACGGCTGA
- a CDS encoding long-chain fatty acid--CoA ligase, whose product MSWQESERAFTDPAIARETLPQMFENTAERHADRLAQRYKGGIHDRSLVAAGVVPSAPAGEYADLTYAEMRGIVRNLAAGLRELGVDGDTRLAVYSETRMEWAQTDFAALAAGAAVTTVYASSSPNQLQYLLEDPEATVVVAEDREMLADVLRVRDDLEHELDAIVTVDDVDAEAVAAEVGGAGPVDDVYTLGEVHERGAEAFDEASYEGWLDAVDAGDLASLIYTSGTTGKPKGVRLTHANFRDNVSQCYRRFADRPDRDSEVPGISEQSTTLSFLPLAHVFERMAGHYMMFAAGATVAYAESPDTLREDFGLVRPTTTTSVPRVYEKLYDAIREQASESPVKERIFEWAVEVGRDHHEADDSGVLLDAKRAVADRLVFSSVREAIGGNIDFFISGGGSLSAELCALYHAMDLPILEGYGLTETSPVICVNPPEEPQVGTIGPPVIDTEIAIDGAVVGEEVADLAGDVGELLVRGPQVTDGYWERPDATAEAFVEPDALPDDAVTAGTPPGERVGTGDAEPDRDAAAAAPWFRTGDIVQLRPDGYVAFRERAKQLLVLSTGKNVAPGPIEDRFAANEFVEQCVVLGDGRKFVSALIVPNFEKLAAWADDNGVDLPDERAAVCRDDRVRERIQAEVDRVNEEFESYEQIKRFRIVEEEFTEANDLLTPTMKKKRRNILERFADEVEVIYDGE is encoded by the coding sequence ATGAGTTGGCAGGAATCGGAACGAGCGTTTACGGACCCCGCTATCGCCCGGGAGACGCTCCCGCAAATGTTCGAGAACACCGCGGAGCGACACGCGGATCGGCTCGCGCAGCGGTACAAGGGCGGGATCCACGACCGGTCGCTCGTCGCCGCCGGCGTCGTGCCGTCGGCGCCGGCGGGGGAGTACGCCGACCTGACGTACGCCGAGATGCGCGGGATCGTCCGGAACCTCGCTGCCGGGCTCCGCGAACTGGGCGTCGACGGCGACACTCGGCTGGCGGTGTACTCGGAGACCCGCATGGAGTGGGCGCAGACGGACTTCGCGGCGCTGGCGGCCGGGGCGGCCGTGACGACCGTGTACGCCTCCTCGTCCCCGAACCAGCTCCAGTACCTCTTGGAGGACCCCGAGGCGACCGTCGTCGTGGCCGAGGACCGCGAGATGCTTGCCGACGTGCTCCGGGTGCGCGACGACCTCGAACACGAACTCGACGCGATCGTGACCGTCGACGACGTCGACGCCGAGGCGGTCGCGGCCGAGGTAGGGGGAGCCGGACCGGTCGACGACGTGTACACGCTGGGCGAGGTCCACGAACGCGGCGCCGAAGCGTTCGACGAGGCGAGCTACGAGGGGTGGCTCGACGCGGTCGACGCCGGCGACTTGGCGAGCCTGATCTACACCTCCGGCACGACCGGGAAGCCGAAGGGCGTCCGGCTCACGCACGCGAACTTCCGCGACAACGTCTCGCAGTGTTACCGGCGGTTCGCGGACCGCCCCGACCGCGACTCCGAGGTCCCCGGGATCTCCGAGCAGTCGACGACGCTCTCTTTCCTCCCCCTCGCGCACGTCTTCGAGCGGATGGCCGGCCACTACATGATGTTCGCCGCGGGCGCGACCGTCGCGTACGCGGAGAGCCCCGACACGCTGCGGGAGGACTTCGGGCTGGTCCGACCCACGACGACGACCAGCGTCCCGCGCGTCTACGAGAAGCTCTACGACGCGATCCGCGAGCAGGCGAGCGAGTCGCCGGTGAAAGAGCGCATCTTCGAGTGGGCGGTCGAGGTCGGCCGCGACCACCACGAGGCCGACGATTCGGGGGTCCTCCTCGACGCCAAGCGGGCGGTCGCGGACCGGCTCGTCTTCTCGTCGGTCCGGGAGGCGATCGGCGGTAACATCGACTTCTTCATCTCCGGGGGCGGGTCGCTGTCGGCCGAGCTCTGCGCGCTGTACCACGCGATGGACCTGCCGATATTGGAGGGGTACGGCCTGACCGAGACGTCGCCCGTCATCTGCGTCAATCCGCCGGAGGAGCCGCAAGTCGGGACCATCGGCCCGCCGGTCATCGACACCGAGATCGCGATCGACGGCGCGGTCGTCGGGGAGGAGGTCGCGGACTTGGCCGGCGACGTCGGCGAGCTGCTCGTCCGCGGCCCGCAGGTGACCGACGGCTACTGGGAGCGCCCGGACGCGACCGCGGAGGCGTTCGTCGAGCCCGACGCCCTCCCGGACGACGCCGTGACCGCCGGGACCCCGCCCGGCGAGCGCGTCGGGACGGGGGATGCGGAGCCGGACCGCGACGCCGCGGCGGCGGCGCCGTGGTTCCGCACCGGCGACATCGTCCAGCTCCGCCCCGACGGGTACGTCGCCTTCCGCGAGCGCGCCAAGCAGCTGCTCGTCCTCTCGACCGGGAAGAACGTCGCGCCCGGGCCGATCGAGGACCGGTTCGCCGCGAACGAGTTCGTCGAGCAGTGCGTCGTCCTCGGTGACGGCCGCAAGTTCGTCTCCGCGCTCATCGTGCCGAACTTCGAGAAGCTGGCGGCGTGGGCCGACGACAACGGGGTCGACCTCCCCGACGAGCGCGCGGCGGTCTGCCGCGACGACCGCGTCCGCGAGCGGATCCAAGCCGAGGTCGACCGGGTGAACGAGGAGTTCGAGTCCTACGAGCAGATCAAGCGGTTCCGGATCGTCGAAGAGGAGTTCACCGAGGCGAACGACCTGCTCACGCCGACGATGAAGAAGAAGCGGCGGAACATCCTCGAACGGTTCGCGGACGAGGTCGAGGTGATCTACGACGGCGAGTAG
- a CDS encoding HAMP domain-containing sensor histidine kinase, whose amino-acid sequence MGFRVPPRYGFAALGGCCSGLGVRHLAFGERNVGLLLEAGLIFALSGVAFYTVHDLSRWGVSRSGRWRAVRIGAGTALAFAALAGIVWLIWLLEHHAFKLSFLLSFAASLGAAVGSRAGLYAVKSDEQLTEAQELATLLSINDRVLRHNIRNELSVALGYLDELEDADDRSEAGEQAAIVRDHLEALLGTTERTRRLASIWRTDTVQSLDLVAVVKEQVAQLPGDGSAVTVRTELPERCVVRTHPALPVALEEALRNAVEHNDDGVTVTVRVWRDDGIHLAVEDTGRGIPQIERRTLRNAEETPLEHTEGVGLWMIYWAVTRAGGTVEFDENDPQGTVVRIELPERPESGGSVDVEPESL is encoded by the coding sequence ATGGGGTTCCGTGTGCCGCCTCGGTACGGCTTCGCCGCCTTAGGCGGGTGCTGCTCCGGGCTGGGCGTACGGCACCTGGCGTTCGGGGAGCGGAACGTCGGACTCCTGCTCGAAGCCGGGCTGATATTCGCCCTCTCGGGCGTCGCGTTTTACACCGTCCACGACCTCTCTCGGTGGGGGGTCTCTCGGTCGGGACGGTGGCGAGCGGTGCGGATCGGGGCGGGGACCGCGCTCGCGTTCGCCGCCCTCGCCGGGATCGTCTGGCTCATCTGGCTGCTCGAACACCACGCGTTCAAGCTCTCGTTCCTGCTCTCGTTCGCCGCCAGCCTCGGGGCGGCGGTCGGCTCCCGGGCGGGCCTGTACGCGGTGAAGTCGGACGAACAGCTCACCGAGGCACAGGAGCTTGCGACCCTGCTCTCGATCAACGACCGGGTGTTGCGGCACAACATCCGGAACGAGCTCTCGGTGGCGCTCGGGTACCTCGACGAACTCGAGGACGCGGACGACAGGTCCGAGGCCGGAGAGCAGGCGGCTATCGTCCGGGACCACTTGGAGGCGCTCCTCGGAACCACCGAACGGACGCGGCGGCTCGCGTCGATCTGGCGGACGGACACCGTGCAGTCGCTCGACCTGGTCGCCGTCGTGAAAGAGCAGGTGGCTCAGTTACCCGGCGACGGGTCGGCGGTGACCGTCCGCACGGAGCTCCCGGAGCGCTGCGTCGTCCGGACGCACCCGGCGCTCCCGGTCGCCTTAGAGGAGGCGCTCCGGAACGCCGTCGAACACAACGACGACGGCGTGACGGTAACGGTACGCGTGTGGCGGGACGACGGCATACACCTCGCCGTCGAAGACACCGGCCGAGGCATTCCGCAGATCGAGCGGCGGACGCTTCGGAACGCGGAGGAGACCCCGCTCGAACACACCGAGGGAGTCGGTCTGTGGATGATATACTGGGCCGTGACCCGGGCGGGCGGAACGGTCGAGTTCGACGAGAACGACCCGCAGGGAACGGTGGTCCGGATCGAGTTGCCCGAGCGTCCGGAGTCCGGCGGCTCGGTCGACGTCGAACCGGAGAGTCTCTGA
- a CDS encoding tRNA (N(6)-L-threonylcarbamoyladenosine(37)-C(2))-methylthiotransferase: MATYHIETYGCSSNRGESREIERALRDGGHRPADGPEDADVAILNTCTVVEKTERNMLRRAEELSETTAELVVTGCMALAQGEMFAEADVDAEVLHWDEVPTYVLNGECPTVTPDAEPVLDGVVGILPIARGCMSNCSYCITKFATGRVDSPTIEENVEKARALVHAGAKEIRVTGQDTGVYGWDNGDRKLPELLDRICDIDGEFRVRLGMANPGGIHGIHEELADVFAENEELYDFIHAPVQSGSDEVLEDMRRQHRVEKFREVVETFDERIDHWTLSTDFIVGFPTEDEADHERSMDLLAEVRPEKINVTRFSKRPGTDAADMKGLGGTIKKERSKAMSELKMEVVGEAYESMVGETFEVLVVEEGTGDSVKCRDGAYRQIIVQGAGDRGVEVGDFLTVEVTGHNTVYAFGKPVAERDSADGDSVGRDDRPESATSSA, encoded by the coding sequence ATGGCGACGTACCACATCGAAACCTACGGCTGTAGCTCGAACCGGGGAGAGAGCCGGGAGATCGAGCGCGCCCTCCGCGACGGGGGGCACCGCCCGGCCGACGGCCCGGAAGACGCGGACGTCGCCATCCTCAACACCTGTACCGTCGTCGAGAAGACCGAACGCAACATGCTCCGCCGCGCCGAGGAGCTGTCGGAGACGACCGCCGAACTCGTCGTCACCGGCTGTATGGCGCTCGCGCAGGGCGAGATGTTCGCGGAGGCCGACGTCGACGCCGAGGTCCTCCATTGGGACGAGGTCCCGACCTACGTGCTCAACGGCGAGTGCCCGACGGTCACGCCCGACGCCGAGCCGGTCTTGGACGGCGTCGTCGGCATCCTCCCCATCGCGCGCGGCTGTATGAGCAACTGCTCGTACTGTATCACCAAGTTCGCCACCGGCCGCGTCGACTCCCCGACGATCGAGGAGAACGTCGAGAAGGCCCGCGCGCTGGTCCACGCCGGCGCGAAGGAGATCCGGGTCACCGGGCAGGACACCGGCGTCTACGGCTGGGACAACGGCGACCGGAAGCTCCCGGAGCTGCTCGACCGGATCTGCGACATCGACGGCGAGTTCCGGGTCCGGCTGGGGATGGCGAACCCCGGCGGGATCCACGGGATCCACGAGGAGCTGGCCGACGTGTTCGCGGAAAACGAGGAGCTGTACGACTTCATTCACGCCCCCGTTCAGTCCGGCTCCGACGAGGTGCTCGAAGACATGCGCCGGCAACACCGCGTCGAGAAGTTCCGCGAGGTCGTGGAGACGTTCGACGAGCGGATCGACCACTGGACGCTCTCGACCGACTTCATCGTCGGCTTCCCCACCGAGGACGAGGCGGACCACGAGCGCTCGATGGACCTCCTCGCGGAGGTCCGGCCCGAGAAGATCAACGTCACCCGCTTCTCGAAGCGCCCCGGTACCGACGCCGCCGACATGAAAGGGCTCGGCGGGACGATCAAGAAGGAGCGCTCGAAGGCGATGTCAGAGCTGAAGATGGAGGTCGTCGGGGAGGCGTACGAGTCGATGGTCGGAGAGACCTTCGAGGTGCTCGTCGTCGAGGAGGGGACCGGCGACTCCGTGAAGTGCCGCGACGGCGCCTACCGACAGATCATCGTCCAGGGCGCGGGCGACCGCGGGGTCGAGGTGGGCGACTTCCTCACGGTCGAGGTGACCGGCCACAACACGGTGTACGCGTTCGGGAAGCCCGTGGCGGAGCGAGACTCGGCCGACGGCGACTCCGTCGGGCGCGACGACCGGCCGGAGTCCGCGACCTCGTCGGCGTAG
- a CDS encoding helix-turn-helix domain-containing protein, which translates to MDEGTRELLEPLPPSAKLVYYVLDAEGRFDQTGLAEETRLSTRTVRFAVEKLTEVGLVEEGLCPRDARRSVYQAVPPAERDPVDEPEATAEADAPAAAVAED; encoded by the coding sequence ATGGACGAAGGAACTCGCGAGCTGCTCGAACCGCTGCCGCCGAGCGCCAAGCTGGTCTACTACGTGCTCGACGCGGAGGGGCGGTTCGACCAGACCGGTCTCGCCGAGGAGACGCGCCTCTCGACTCGCACCGTCCGGTTCGCGGTCGAGAAGCTCACCGAGGTCGGACTCGTCGAGGAGGGGCTGTGCCCCCGAGACGCCCGTCGATCGGTCTATCAGGCCGTGCCGCCCGCGGAGCGCGACCCCGTCGACGAACCGGAGGCGACGGCCGAGGCCGACGCGCCGGCCGCCGCGGTCGCTGAGGACTGA